A genomic region of Synechococcus sp. NOUM97013 contains the following coding sequences:
- a CDS encoding Ycf51 family protein codes for MPLEDLLETATSWLVKGGAVSLALTLVAFIAKWGLRFRLVGVTSFTFVLAISCWAFGLSYTPTVIIEGALRAPVVFDNGDDLIVAQASSDFPREAIEPTLQQLAQNVRPGGRGSAEVTVRLRQLQPAGDGASKPVVLGETTRSFSAG; via the coding sequence ATGCCGCTCGAGGACCTGCTCGAAACCGCCACAAGCTGGCTCGTCAAGGGCGGTGCAGTGTCGTTGGCGCTCACGCTGGTGGCGTTCATCGCCAAATGGGGTTTGCGTTTCCGGCTGGTAGGGGTGACCAGCTTTACATTCGTTCTGGCGATCAGCTGCTGGGCCTTCGGCCTCAGTTACACCCCCACCGTCATCATCGAGGGCGCTCTCAGGGCTCCTGTGGTGTTCGACAACGGCGACGACCTGATCGTTGCCCAGGCCAGTTCGGACTTTCCCCGCGAAGCCATCGAGCCGACGCTGCAACAACTCGCCCAGAACGTGCGTCCCGGAGGTCGCGGCAGTGCGGAAGTGACCGTTCGACTGCGGCAGCTGCAGCCTGCTGGTGATGGGGCTTCGAAACCCGTGGTCCTTGGCGAAACAACCCGGAGCTTTTCCGCCGGATGA
- a CDS encoding DUF4332 domain-containing protein — translation MKPDDQLHELPQNLRHERDALQDAGLNTWGQVRQLDEIRISRLAASGRASARNLKRVRGMAELVCALDLAPADAALLMHAGLATVAAIAGSSPQDVVNRTGRLERQLRSGRPPVVDLAVARRWIRRAQERQNTN, via the coding sequence ATGAAACCGGATGACCAGCTGCATGAATTGCCGCAAAACCTCCGCCACGAGCGCGATGCTCTCCAGGATGCAGGCCTGAACACTTGGGGACAGGTCCGCCAGCTCGATGAGATCCGGATCAGCCGTCTGGCTGCCTCGGGGCGCGCATCAGCCCGCAACCTCAAGCGTGTAAGAGGCATGGCCGAGTTGGTCTGTGCTCTCGACCTGGCCCCGGCCGATGCCGCGTTGTTGATGCATGCCGGGCTGGCCACGGTGGCAGCCATCGCAGGGTCGAGTCCTCAGGACGTGGTCAACCGAACAGGTCGACTGGAGCGGCAGCTACGCAGCGGTCGGCCTCCAGTGGTCGACCTGGCTGTTGCGCGTCGCTGGATCCGTCGTGCACAAGAGAGGCAAAACACGAACTGA
- a CDS encoding CocE/NonD family hydrolase — MFADADLITQDGTTLVSRLWRPQGEGPWPTLLMRQPYGRAIASTVTLPHPQWWCRHGFLVVVQDVRGQGDSQGSFAGFSQEANDTADTLNWLRGLPEVNGRIGLYGFSYQGLTQLLAPEECPPPDCIAPAMCGLDERNHWSCEGEAHWWHLGLGWGLQLAALQARRRGEQSSWEEIRRSLEDGSYLRDGLRLLEEHDPHGMAVRWLHQSAHDASAWIRHSVPERWLQTPMLLLGGWWDPHLRGLLDLAERSYAVGGQPALHIGPATHLQWWPQSSNLLLNFFQQHLQNHPSTQTSDEIAITGVHLWNQTNACWERTHTTNPAHQPTEASPGWSLSSAGLACLDPSEGALINDGSNGSGQVVIVHDPWRPVPAVGGHLSPTAGPVDRASVDQRSDVALFTGAPVSQRLQLSGRPMLQLVGFADQPGFDLSVALSRLPAGSEAVQQLSTGVLRTIGESALNPRPLTLELQALHATLNPGDRLRLSIAGAAWPAIAVNPGDPNVPCGAPNADCRVISIALHLESAQLQMLPLLLPQTGGTPAD; from the coding sequence ATGTTCGCTGACGCGGATCTGATCACCCAAGACGGGACGACCCTCGTTTCCAGGCTTTGGCGCCCTCAGGGTGAGGGCCCCTGGCCGACCCTGTTGATGCGACAGCCCTATGGCAGGGCCATCGCCTCCACTGTCACCCTGCCGCATCCCCAGTGGTGGTGCCGGCATGGGTTCCTGGTGGTCGTTCAGGACGTGCGCGGCCAGGGCGATTCACAGGGATCCTTTGCTGGCTTCTCGCAGGAAGCCAATGACACCGCCGACACGCTCAACTGGCTGCGTGGACTGCCGGAGGTCAATGGTCGCATTGGCCTTTATGGCTTCTCCTACCAAGGCCTGACCCAACTACTGGCACCGGAGGAGTGTCCACCGCCAGATTGCATCGCACCAGCCATGTGCGGGCTGGACGAACGCAATCACTGGAGCTGCGAGGGAGAAGCGCACTGGTGGCATCTGGGATTGGGATGGGGGCTGCAGCTGGCGGCCCTGCAGGCGCGACGCCGTGGCGAACAGTCGTCCTGGGAGGAAATCCGCCGCAGCCTGGAGGACGGCAGCTACCTGCGAGATGGCCTACGCCTCCTGGAAGAGCACGATCCGCACGGCATGGCCGTGCGCTGGTTGCATCAGTCAGCGCACGATGCATCCGCTTGGATCCGGCATTCCGTTCCGGAGCGCTGGTTGCAGACGCCCATGCTTCTGCTCGGCGGCTGGTGGGACCCGCATCTGCGCGGCCTGCTGGACCTCGCAGAACGCTCCTATGCGGTCGGAGGCCAACCGGCTCTGCACATTGGTCCAGCCACCCATCTCCAGTGGTGGCCGCAAAGCAGCAACCTGCTGCTGAACTTTTTCCAGCAACATCTACAAAATCACCCCTCAACGCAAACCAGTGATGAGATCGCCATAACCGGCGTGCATCTCTGGAACCAGACCAACGCGTGCTGGGAGCGCACCCACACCACGAATCCAGCCCATCAGCCCACTGAAGCCAGTCCAGGCTGGAGCTTGAGCAGCGCCGGCCTGGCCTGTCTTGACCCCAGCGAAGGAGCTCTCATCAACGATGGATCCAACGGCAGTGGCCAGGTCGTGATCGTCCACGACCCCTGGCGGCCCGTCCCAGCGGTCGGAGGCCACCTGAGCCCAACCGCAGGTCCTGTCGACCGGGCATCCGTTGATCAGCGCAGCGATGTGGCGCTGTTCACCGGCGCTCCGGTCAGCCAAAGACTCCAGCTGAGCGGCAGGCCGATGTTGCAGCTGGTTGGCTTCGCCGATCAACCTGGCTTTGATCTCTCCGTGGCCCTCTCTCGCTTGCCCGCTGGGTCCGAGGCTGTTCAGCAGCTGAGCACGGGTGTACTGCGCACCATCGGTGAGAGCGCGCTCAATCCCAGGCCCCTGACGCTCGAATTACAGGCATTGCATGCCACTTTGAACCCTGGCGATCGACTGCGCCTTTCCATTGCAGGGGCCGCCTGGCCAGCGATTGCAGTGAATCCCGGTGATCCGAACGTTCCCTGCGGTGCACCCAATGCCGACTGCCGCGTGATCAGCATTGCGTTGCACCTGGAATCAGCGCAATTGCAGATGCTGCCGCTGCTGTTGCCCCAGACCGGAGGAACTCCGGCAGACTGA
- a CDS encoding DUF3887 domain-containing protein: MKLTPCLLAAALATCTVELIPAASVNAELRVAQAQSATRTSLTAAQANASATALLKAIQTRDAQAIYDLLSPPLKSASSVEAIAKRLESAPVIDSFRVVEINPGLDDTTVDTVTVTNEGTRELPLILVLDDDGKLLAWKWVGTMLPIEQTALNFVKDLQADRWIAARYYLDLEFQKEISPADLERKWSKLERVLGGMKRVKSALVASQGSEQQLVLVTIEFGNVTDNLFVIFNSQGRIINVDFSADLV, from the coding sequence GTGAAGCTCACCCCCTGTCTTCTGGCCGCAGCCCTGGCCACCTGCACGGTGGAGCTGATCCCCGCGGCGAGCGTCAATGCCGAACTTCGCGTTGCTCAGGCCCAGAGCGCAACACGCACCTCCCTGACAGCAGCCCAGGCCAACGCCTCAGCCACTGCACTGCTGAAAGCGATCCAGACGCGTGACGCCCAGGCCATCTACGACCTTCTGTCCCCCCCCCTGAAGTCAGCTAGCAGCGTCGAAGCGATCGCCAAGCGACTGGAAAGTGCGCCGGTCATCGACTCCTTCCGTGTCGTGGAGATCAATCCAGGACTGGACGACACCACCGTTGACACGGTGACCGTGACCAATGAAGGAACCCGGGAACTTCCCTTGATCCTGGTGCTGGATGACGACGGCAAACTGCTGGCTTGGAAGTGGGTCGGCACGATGCTGCCGATCGAGCAAACCGCACTGAACTTCGTCAAAGATCTCCAAGCCGATCGCTGGATCGCAGCCCGCTACTACCTTGATCTGGAGTTTCAGAAAGAGATTTCGCCCGCCGACCTGGAGCGCAAATGGTCGAAGCTGGAGCGAGTGCTCGGTGGAATGAAGCGGGTCAAAAGTGCGCTTGTGGCAAGCCAGGGCAGCGAGCAGCAACTGGTGCTGGTGACCATTGAATTCGGCAATGTCACCGACAACCTCTTCGTGATCTTCAACAGCCAGGGGCGGATCATCAATGTCGACTTCTCAGCGGATCTGGTCTGA
- the glgB gene encoding 1,4-alpha-glucan branching protein GlgB, producing the protein MPSTVLDWMADDAQRLAECRHDHPFSILGPQPLESGTWVTRVWMPEAHRVTLLLGGQEIAMTTPHHPWIFEAEHPTDPGCNYSVRVERGGITHEQHDPWAFREEWMGEMDRHLFAEGNHHHIWRRMGAHRCERAGVEGVMFCLWAPNALSVSVIGDLNSWDGRQHPMQQRVGGIWELFIPGLPEGHLYKYEIRTQNGHCYEKADPYGFQHEVRPDTSSIVSHLDGFHWTDASWMQTRDSKNALDQPISVYEMHLGSWMHASAEEPYREADGSPRAPVPAADLKPGARLLTYPELADRLIPYVKERGFTHIELMPITEHPFDGSWGYQVTGWYAPTSRYGTPDEFRAFVDRCHAEGIGVIIDWVPGHFPRDSHGLAFFDGCHLYEHADPRIGEHKEWGTLIFNYSRNEVRNFLVANLVFWFDQFHIDGIRVDAVASMLYRDYLRPDGEWLPNENGGRENTEAVRFLQQANHVLFQHFPGALSIAEESTTWPMVTQPTDIGGLGFNLKWNMGWMHDMLDYFELDPWFRQFHQNNITFSIWYTYTENFMLALSHDEVVHGKSHLLHKMPGDDWQKYANTRALLAYMWTHPGKKTIFMGMEFGQRSEWNVWGDLQWDLLNFEPHQGLQLMVGDLNALYKSEPALWRDDFDQFGFQWIDCNDNRHSVISFMRRESASGTWLVVVANFTPQSHSHYRVGVPLSGFYEEIFNSDASKYGGSNLGNMGGKPTDEWGIHGYENSLDLCLPPLSLMVFRHDPKRSLAAQTPTTED; encoded by the coding sequence ATGCCCAGCACGGTGCTCGACTGGATGGCTGATGACGCACAGCGTCTCGCTGAATGCCGACACGACCACCCTTTCTCCATTCTCGGCCCCCAGCCTTTGGAGAGCGGCACCTGGGTGACAAGGGTCTGGATGCCGGAAGCGCATCGCGTCACCTTGCTTCTTGGTGGTCAGGAGATCGCCATGACGACCCCTCACCATCCTTGGATTTTTGAGGCCGAGCATCCCACGGATCCCGGTTGCAACTACAGCGTGCGGGTCGAACGGGGTGGGATCACCCATGAACAGCACGACCCCTGGGCCTTCCGAGAGGAATGGATGGGCGAGATGGACCGCCATCTCTTTGCTGAGGGCAACCATCACCACATCTGGCGCAGGATGGGTGCCCATCGCTGTGAGCGGGCTGGCGTCGAGGGCGTGATGTTCTGCCTCTGGGCACCCAACGCCCTCAGCGTCAGCGTGATCGGTGACCTGAATTCCTGGGATGGACGTCAGCACCCGATGCAGCAACGCGTCGGAGGGATTTGGGAACTGTTCATCCCCGGCCTGCCCGAAGGCCATCTTTATAAATACGAGATCCGGACCCAGAACGGCCACTGCTACGAGAAGGCCGATCCCTACGGCTTCCAACACGAGGTGCGTCCGGACACCAGTTCCATCGTCAGTCATCTGGATGGATTCCACTGGACCGACGCCAGCTGGATGCAGACACGCGACAGCAAGAATGCTCTCGACCAGCCCATCTCCGTGTACGAGATGCATCTGGGCAGCTGGATGCATGCCTCGGCTGAAGAGCCCTACCGCGAGGCGGATGGCAGCCCACGCGCACCGGTGCCCGCAGCTGACCTCAAACCAGGGGCCCGTCTACTCACCTATCCGGAGCTGGCCGACCGGTTGATTCCCTATGTGAAGGAGAGGGGATTCACTCACATCGAACTGATGCCGATCACCGAGCATCCGTTTGATGGGTCCTGGGGCTATCAAGTCACCGGTTGGTACGCGCCTACAAGCCGCTACGGGACACCCGATGAATTCAGGGCCTTCGTGGATCGCTGCCATGCGGAAGGCATCGGCGTGATCATCGACTGGGTTCCTGGTCATTTCCCTAGGGACAGCCATGGTCTTGCCTTCTTTGATGGCTGCCATCTCTATGAGCACGCCGACCCGCGCATCGGCGAGCACAAGGAATGGGGAACGCTGATCTTCAATTACAGCCGCAACGAAGTGCGCAACTTCCTTGTGGCCAATCTGGTGTTCTGGTTTGACCAGTTCCACATCGATGGCATCCGGGTGGATGCTGTCGCCTCAATGCTCTACCGCGATTACCTGCGGCCTGACGGGGAATGGCTTCCCAACGAAAACGGTGGTCGAGAGAACACTGAAGCCGTGCGTTTCCTGCAACAGGCCAACCATGTGCTGTTCCAGCATTTCCCTGGAGCTCTCTCCATTGCTGAGGAATCCACCACCTGGCCGATGGTGACGCAACCCACGGATATTGGAGGTCTGGGATTCAACCTCAAATGGAACATGGGTTGGATGCACGACATGCTCGATTACTTCGAGCTCGATCCCTGGTTCCGGCAATTCCACCAGAACAACATCACCTTCTCGATCTGGTACACCTACACCGAGAACTTCATGCTTGCCCTCAGCCACGATGAAGTGGTGCATGGCAAGAGCCATTTGCTGCACAAGATGCCAGGTGACGACTGGCAGAAGTACGCGAACACCCGTGCGCTGCTCGCCTACATGTGGACGCATCCAGGCAAGAAAACCATCTTCATGGGGATGGAGTTCGGCCAGCGCTCTGAATGGAACGTGTGGGGTGACCTGCAGTGGGATCTGCTCAACTTCGAGCCCCATCAGGGACTGCAGCTGATGGTCGGCGACCTGAATGCGCTGTACAAGTCAGAGCCGGCGCTGTGGCGTGATGACTTTGATCAGTTCGGCTTCCAATGGATCGACTGCAATGACAACCGCCACTCCGTGATCAGCTTCATGCGTCGGGAGAGCGCCAGCGGCACCTGGCTGGTGGTAGTGGCGAACTTCACCCCGCAAAGCCACTCCCACTACCGAGTGGGCGTTCCGCTTTCCGGCTTCTACGAGGAGATCTTCAATTCCGACGCCTCCAAGTACGGCGGCAGCAACCTGGGCAACATGGGCGGTAAACCAACTGATGAGTGGGGCATCCATGGCTATGAGAACTCCCTGGATCTCTGTCTGCCGCCGCTCAGCCTGATGGTGTTCCGCCACGATCCCAAGCGCAGTCTCGCTGCACAGACTCCGACAACCGAGGACTGA
- the hemE gene encoding uroporphyrinogen decarboxylase has protein sequence MSDSLPLLLRAARGEAVERPPVWMMRQAGRYMKIYRDLRDKYPSFRERSENPDLSYEISMQPFHAFKPDGVILFSDILTPLPGMGIDFDIIESKGPQIGDPIRSMAQVDALRPLEPAESMPFVGEVLGRLRQSVGNEAAVLGFVGAPWTLAAYVVEGKSSKNYAVIKAMAFQEPEILHKLLDHFAESIANYLRYQIDSGAQVVQMFDSWAGQLSPADYDTFAAPYQKKVVDLVKQTHPHTPFILYISGSAGVIERMAATGVDIVSLDWTVDMAEALARLPEHIGVQGNVDPGLLFGTPEAIQARIDDCVRKARGRKHILNLGHGILPGTPEENGASFFKAGKSVMDRVGALA, from the coding sequence ATGAGCGACTCTCTGCCCCTGCTGCTGCGCGCAGCCCGCGGTGAAGCGGTGGAGCGTCCTCCGGTGTGGATGATGCGCCAGGCAGGCCGCTACATGAAGATCTACCGGGATCTGCGTGACAAGTACCCCAGCTTCCGCGAACGCTCGGAGAACCCGGATCTCTCCTACGAGATCTCCATGCAGCCGTTCCACGCCTTCAAGCCCGATGGCGTGATTCTGTTCTCTGACATCCTCACGCCCCTTCCGGGCATGGGCATCGATTTCGACATCATCGAGAGCAAAGGCCCTCAGATCGGCGATCCGATCCGCAGCATGGCCCAGGTCGATGCTCTGCGCCCTCTGGAACCAGCCGAATCCATGCCCTTCGTGGGTGAGGTGCTGGGGCGTCTGCGTCAGAGCGTCGGCAATGAAGCGGCCGTTCTCGGCTTCGTTGGTGCCCCCTGGACCCTGGCCGCCTACGTGGTGGAAGGAAAGAGCAGCAAAAACTACGCCGTTATCAAGGCGATGGCGTTCCAGGAGCCGGAGATCCTCCACAAGCTGCTGGACCACTTCGCCGAATCCATCGCCAACTATCTGCGTTACCAGATCGATTCCGGTGCACAGGTGGTGCAGATGTTCGATTCCTGGGCAGGCCAACTCAGTCCAGCGGACTACGACACTTTTGCTGCGCCCTATCAGAAGAAGGTCGTCGATCTGGTCAAACAGACCCACCCCCATACACCGTTCATCCTCTACATCTCCGGCAGCGCCGGAGTGATCGAACGGATGGCAGCTACCGGCGTCGACATCGTTTCCCTTGACTGGACGGTTGACATGGCCGAAGCGCTGGCACGCCTGCCGGAGCACATCGGTGTTCAGGGCAACGTTGATCCCGGTCTGCTGTTCGGCACTCCAGAAGCGATCCAGGCGCGCATCGACGACTGCGTGCGCAAGGCCCGTGGCCGCAAGCACATCCTCAACCTCGGTCACGGCATCCTTCCCGGAACTCCTGAGGAGAACGGCGCTTCCTTCTTTAAGGCTGGCAAGAGCGTCATGGACCGCGTGGGTGCCCTCGCTTGA
- a CDS encoding NAD(P)-dependent oxidoreductase has translation MSQASTPARILITGASGCVGQYTTAWLLEHSDADLLLWLRDPEKLSAIPADHPRVKLLVGDLRDTDRFATELATVTRVIHTATAWGDPERALQVNVVAVKRMLSLLDPDRIEQITYFSTASILDRHLQPLREALAYGTEYIQTKAQCLKDLEAHPLAEKIVAVFPTLVFGGRVDGTSRFPTSYLTEGLAEASKWLWLARFLRADASFHFIHAADIAAICGHLATTPHQRNSEPGQGAVRRIVMGQRAISVNDAVATLCRWRGVRLTPGIPLWPWLIETLIRVLPIEVNAWDRFSIRQRHFIHEPVTQPERFGGSSHASDLEAVLQDSGLPPRGPISMRLN, from the coding sequence TTGAGTCAGGCTTCAACCCCAGCGCGCATCCTGATCACTGGTGCCAGCGGCTGCGTCGGTCAATACACCACGGCCTGGCTGCTCGAGCACAGCGATGCGGACTTGCTTCTCTGGCTTCGCGATCCGGAGAAGCTGAGCGCTATTCCCGCGGATCACCCGCGGGTGAAGCTGCTGGTCGGCGACCTAAGGGATACCGACCGCTTCGCAACCGAGTTGGCCACGGTGACGCGCGTGATTCACACAGCGACGGCATGGGGCGACCCTGAACGCGCGCTGCAGGTGAATGTGGTGGCAGTGAAACGCATGCTGAGCCTGCTGGATCCTGATCGGATCGAGCAAATCACCTATTTCTCAACCGCCAGCATCCTCGACCGGCATCTTCAACCCCTCAGAGAAGCCCTGGCCTACGGCACGGAATACATCCAGACCAAGGCCCAATGCCTCAAGGACCTGGAAGCGCATCCACTGGCCGAAAAGATCGTTGCCGTCTTTCCAACGCTGGTGTTCGGCGGTCGCGTGGACGGCACCAGTCGCTTCCCAACGAGCTACCTGACCGAAGGCCTTGCGGAAGCCAGCAAATGGCTTTGGCTGGCCCGGTTCCTGCGAGCCGATGCCAGTTTCCACTTCATCCATGCCGCCGACATCGCTGCTATCTGCGGTCATCTCGCCACCACACCGCACCAACGCAATTCGGAACCGGGTCAAGGCGCGGTGCGCCGCATCGTGATGGGCCAACGCGCCATCAGCGTCAATGACGCCGTGGCCACCCTGTGTCGCTGGCGTGGCGTGCGGCTGACCCCAGGCATCCCCCTGTGGCCCTGGCTGATTGAAACCTTGATCCGTGTTTTGCCGATTGAGGTCAACGCCTGGGATCGCTTTTCGATCCGTCAACGCCATTTCATCCATGAGCCCGTCACCCAACCGGAGCGGTTCGGAGGCAGCAGTCATGCTTCAGATCTTGAAGCCGTCCTACAGGATTCAGGACTTCCGCCACGGGGGCCCATATCAATGCGGTTAAATTGA
- the petE gene encoding plastocyanin produces MLKSLKTILSAAVAFVLACSLGVASASAATVEVKLGADSGMLAFEPSSVTIKAGDTVKFVNNKMAPHNAVFEGHDELSHPDLAFAPGESWEETFSEAGTYDYYCEPHRGAGMVGQVIVE; encoded by the coding sequence ATGCTGAAGAGTCTCAAAACCATTCTCAGTGCAGCCGTCGCTTTCGTTCTGGCCTGCTCTCTCGGTGTGGCTTCCGCCAGCGCCGCAACTGTTGAAGTCAAGCTCGGCGCCGATTCCGGCATGCTGGCATTTGAGCCCAGCAGCGTGACCATCAAAGCGGGTGACACCGTCAAGTTCGTCAACAACAAGATGGCGCCCCATAACGCTGTCTTCGAAGGCCACGACGAGCTCAGCCACCCTGATCTCGCTTTCGCTCCTGGCGAATCCTGGGAGGAAACCTTCAGCGAAGCTGGCACCTACGACTACTACTGCGAGCCCCATCGTGGTGCTGGCATGGTTGGCCAGGTGATCGTTGAGTGA
- a CDS encoding c-type cytochrome, protein MLNPFPALAVILSLCIGLMTALPATAAIDADVEHGAQLFSANCAACHMGGGNVIRASRTLSQQDLQAHLESYLQDPIEAIEYQIENGRNAMPAFEGKLSASDIDDVAAFVERQAEKGWSR, encoded by the coding sequence ATGCTGAACCCTTTCCCCGCGTTAGCCGTGATTCTCAGCCTGTGCATCGGCTTGATGACGGCGCTTCCAGCGACGGCAGCGATCGATGCCGACGTGGAGCATGGGGCACAGCTGTTTTCCGCCAACTGCGCGGCCTGCCATATGGGCGGAGGCAATGTGATCCGCGCCAGTCGGACGCTCAGCCAACAGGATCTCCAAGCCCATCTGGAGTCTTACCTGCAAGACCCGATCGAAGCCATCGAGTACCAAATCGAAAATGGCAGAAACGCCATGCCGGCCTTTGAGGGCAAGCTGAGCGCCAGCGATATCGATGACGTCGCAGCATTTGTGGAACGCCAGGCAGAAAAGGGTTGGTCAAGATGA
- a CDS encoding Nif11-like leader peptide family natural product precursor has translation MSREGLRRFVHALEHSASLRQELARCSDDAGIIALARRLDFVVSASDLIEDPQSTSMDGWWKRSALGLRPAGNRD, from the coding sequence ATGAGCCGTGAAGGACTGCGTCGCTTCGTTCATGCCCTTGAACACAGTGCATCGCTTCGCCAAGAGCTCGCTAGATGCAGCGATGACGCAGGGATTATCGCTTTGGCGCGACGGCTGGATTTCGTCGTTTCAGCATCCGATCTGATCGAAGACCCTCAGAGCACATCCATGGATGGTTGGTGGAAGCGCAGTGCGCTGGGCCTCCGCCCCGCCGGGAACAGAGACTGA